From a region of the Sesamum indicum cultivar Zhongzhi No. 13 linkage group LG3, S_indicum_v1.0, whole genome shotgun sequence genome:
- the LOC105158000 gene encoding replication protein A 70 kDa DNA-binding subunit B, with translation MAKAVSPDAISFILENPYPDSSSDLPEIIVQVLDLKPTGNKYMFMASDGKLKVRALLQSALSSEVTSGNIQNLGLIRVLDYTLNDIPTKNEKFLIVSKCEAVSPALEAEYKAEVKTERSGIVLKQKQEMDVGSEVKTEGIVLKPKEEVVAKSAAQIVHEQHGNMAPAARMAMTRRIHPLVSLNPYQGIWTIKVRVTSKGNMRTYKNARGEGCVFNVELTDEDGTQIQATMFNEAARKFFDKFQMGKVYYISKGTLKVANKQFKTVQNDYEMTLNENSEVEEARNEATFIPETKFNFVPIDELGPYVNGRELVDVIGVVQSVSPTMSIRRKINNETIPKRDITIADETKKTVVVSLWNDLATSIGQELLDMADKSPVVAIKSLKVGDFQGVSLSALSKSIVVVNPDTPEAKKLKSWYDSEGKDTALAAIGSGLSPSTQSGTRSMYSDRVSLAHITSNPSLGEDKPVFFCIKAYISYIKPDQAVWYRACKTCNKKVTEAVGSGYWCEGCQKNEDNCSLRYIMAVKVSDASGEAYLSVFNEQAEKIIGCSADELNDLKSQDGDSAYQAKLKEATWVPHLFRVSVTPHEYNNEKKQRITIRAVSPIDYATESKYLVEEISKMRVSK, from the exons atggCGAAAGCAGTGAGCCCAGATGCGATTTCGTTTATTCTAGAGAACCCATATCCCGATTCTTCTTCAGATTTGCCGGAAATCATTGTCCAAGTGCTCGATCTCAAGCCCACCGGCAACAAGTACAT GTTCATGGCGAGTGATGGGAAACTGAAGGTGAGGGCTCTGTTGCAATCGGCTTTGTCGTCTGAAGTAACATCTGGGAACATACAGAATTTGGGTCTGATTCGGGTTCTTGACTACACCCTCAATGACATCCCAACAAAGAATGAGaa GTTCTTGATAGTATCAAAGTGTGAGGCTGTGTCTCCTGCGCTTGAGGCAGAGTACAAGGCTGAGGTGAAAACCGAGAGAAGTGGGATAGTGTTGAAGCAAAAGCAGGAAATGGATGTTGGGAGTGAGGTGAAAACTGAGGGTATTGTTCTGAAGCCAAAGGAAGAAGTTGTTGCTAAATCTGCTGCTCAAATAGTTCACGAACAACATGGAAA CATGGCACCTGCTGCAAGAATGGCAATGACTCGAAGAATCCATCCACTTGTTTCCTTGAATCCTTATCAAGGAATCTGGACAATAAAAGTTCGGGTCACGAGCAAAGGAAACATGCGGACTTACAAGAATGCCAGAGGAGAAGGCTGTGTGTTCAATGTAGAGTTGACTGATGAAGAT GGGACACAAATACAAGCAACAATGTTCAACGAGGCTGCAAGGAAGTTCTTTGATAAATTCCAGATGGGGAAGGTCTATTACATATCAAAGGGAACTCTGAAAGTAGCAAACAAGCAATTCAAGACAGTACAAAATGATTATGAAATGACcttaaatgaaaattctgaAGTTGAGGAAGCCCGTAATGAGGCAACGTTTATTCCtgaaacaaaattcaattttgtcccGATTGATGAGCTAGGTCCTTATGTCAATGGAAGGGAACTTGTGG ATGTTATTGGGGTTGTTCAGAGCGTATCTCCTACTATGAGTATTAGAAGGAAAATCAACAATGAGACTATTCCAAAACGTGATATTACCATTGCTGATGAGAC GAAAAAAACTGTTGTGGTGTCTCTGTGGAATGATCTTGCCACAAGCATAGGACAAGAACTGCTTGATATGGCTGATAAATCTCCTGTAGTTGCAATAAAGTCCCTTAAAGTTGGTGATTTTCAGG GGGTATCACTATCAGCACTGAGCAAAAGCATTGTAGTAGTAAATCCAGACACCCCAGAAGCCAAAAAGTTGAAATCTTG GTATGATTCTGAAGGCAAAGACACTGCTTTGGCTGCTATAGGTTCTGGTTTAAGCCCCTCTACGCAAAGTGGAACTAGATCTATGTACTCTGACAGAGTCTCCCTAGCTCATATCACCAGTAACCCATCCCTGGGAGAGGACAAG CCTGTATTTTTCTGCATTAAGGCATACATTAGCTACATTAAACCTGATCAAGCAGTGTGGTACCGGGCATGCAAAACATGTAACAAGAAGGTTACTGAAGCTGTTGGGTCTGGCTACTGGTGTGAAGGGTGCCAGAAGAACGAAGATAATTGCAGTTTGAG ATATATAATGGCAGTTAAAGTTTCTGATGCAAGTGGCGAAGCATATCTATCAGTTTTCAATGAACAAGCAGAGAAAATAATTGGATGCTCAGCAGATGAACTAAACGACTTAAAGTCTCAG GATGGAGATAGTGCTTATCAAGCTAAGCTGAAGGAAGCTACATGGGTTCCTCACCTTTTCCGAGTTAGCGTTACTCCGCATGAGTACAATAATGAGAAGAAGCAGAGGATAACCATCAGGGCTGTTTCCCCCATTGATTATGCAACTGAATCCAAGTATTTGGTTGAAGAAATATCAAAGATGAGAGTTTCTAAATAG
- the LOC105158001 gene encoding 60S ribosomal protein L44 translates to MVNVPKTKKTYCKSKECKKHTLHKVTQYKKGKDSLAAQGKRRYDRKQSGYGGQTKPVFHKKAKTTKKIVLRLQCQGCKHVSQHPIKRCKHFEIGGDKKGKGTSLF, encoded by the exons ATG GTGAACGTTCCTAAGACAAAGAAgacttattgcaaatcaaagGAGTGCAAAAAGCACACCTTGCACAAGGTCACCCAGTACAAGAAGGGTAAAGATAGTTTAGCTGCTCAGGGGAAGCGCCGTTATGATCGCAAGCAGTCAGGTTATGGTGGCCAGACCAAGCCTGTTTTCCACAAGAAG GCAAAAACGACAAAGAAGATTGTGCTAAGGTTGCAGTGCCAGGGTTGCAAGCATGTTTCCCAGCACCCAATCAAG AGGTGCAAGCATTTTGAGATTGGTGGAGATAAGAAGGGCAAAGGAACTTCCCTTTTCTAA
- the LOC105157999 gene encoding glycerophosphodiester phosphodiesterase GDPD6 yields MASPRLVPFVLLLLFVGCSARALYPLPSRRNDRNRRPLQTFRAYNVAHRGSNGELPEETSAAYMRAIDEGADFIESDILASKDGVLICFHDVNLDDTTNIANHTEFLDRKRTYEVQGANITGYFTVDFTLEELKSLRVKQRYSFRDQQYNGKFSIITFEEFISIALDAPRVVGIYPEIKNPVFINQRVKWSNGKKFEDIFVETLKKYGYEGSYLSKKWLKQPAFIQSFAPTSLTYISNQTDLPKIFLIDDTTVPTQDTNQSFWEITSDHYLDYIKEYVMGIGPWKDNLVTSSNNYLQTPTDLVARAHAHNLQVHPYTFRNENQFLHFNFSQDPYKEYDYWINKIGVDGLFTDFTGSFHQYQEWTSPFSSSEKDAYNLLDKIVAMISKFKHS; encoded by the exons ATGGCTTCACCCC GTCTTGTTCCTTTCGTGCTTCTACTACTTTTTGTTGGATGTTCTGCAAGAGCTCTTTACCCACTCCCTAGCAGGAGAAATGATAGAAACAGACGACCACTCCAGACATTTCGTGCATATAACGTTGCACATCGTGGTTCAAATGGCGAACTTCCTGAAGAAACTAGTGCTGCATACATG AGAGCTATTGATGAAGGTGCTGATTTCATAGAATCAGATATCTTGGCCTCCAAAGACGGTGTTCTCATATGCTTCCATGATGTAAACCTTGATGATACAACAAATATAGCCAATCACACGGAATTTTTAGACCGAAAGAGGACCTATGAGGTTCAAGGGGCCAATATTACTGGCTATTTCAcag TTGATTTCACGCTAGAGGAGTTAAAGTCACTACGGGTGAAGCAGAGATACTCTTTCCGGGACCAACAGTACAATG GAAAGTTTTCCATCATTACATTTGAAGAGTTTATTTCAATCGCTCTGGATGCACCCAGAGTTGTAGGAATATATCCAGAGATAAAGAATCCAGTATTCATCAATCAACGT GTAAAGTGGTCCAATGGTAAGAAATTTGAGGACATATTTGTTGAGACACTCAAGAAGTATGGATACGAAGGTTCTTACTTGTCAAAGAAGTGGCTGAAACAACCTGCTTTTATTCAGTCATTCGCCCCAACATCTCTTACGTACATATCAAACCAGACTGACCTGCCCAAGATTTTTCTAATTGATGATACGACGGTACCAACTCAAGATACAAATCAG TCATTTTGGGAGATCACTTCAGATCATTACCTCGACTATATCAAAGAGTATGTTATGGGAATTGGACCCTGGAAGGATAACCTGGTTACTTCTTCAAATAATTATCTACAAACCCCCACCGATCTTGTAGCCAGAGCCCATGCACATAACCTTCAG GTGCACCCTTACACCTTCCGAAATGAGAATCAGTTTTTGCACTTCAACTTCAGTCAAGACCCTTATAAAGAATACGATTATTGGATAAACAAAATAGGGGTTGATGGGCTCTTCACAGACTTCACCGGGAGCTTCCACCAATATCAGGAATGGACTTCCCCATTCTCATCTAGTGAGAAAGATGCATATAATCTTCTCGACAAGATTGTTGCGATGATCTCAAAGTTCAAGCACAGTTAG